A region of the Peptococcaceae bacterium genome:
TTTTTTAACACCTTTACGACCCCCCGGCACGTTGTCGCCAAAAAGACGGCGGCGCCAAACAGCAGCCCCAGCACGGCAAAATGATGGTCAAACCAGCGGCTTAAAGGAAACCCCACCACGATGTTCGCCACCAGCCCCCATAAGATGGAACGGCCGACCATTTCCGGCTGGGACAGGGAAAAAAGGATCAGGGCGTTCATCAGGCCGGCGCAAAGCACCGTATACCCGGCCAGCGCCGCAATAAACACAAAATGCGTGATCTTGCTGCTCAAGAGGTTCACTTCCAGCGGCAGCACCGGATTAAGGTGGATAAACCTGACGGCCAGGTAGACCGCCGCGGCGGTTGCAGCCGAAAATAAAACCACCAGGTAAATTCTTCTCAGGTAGATGCCGAGGTATCTCATTCCCAGGGCGGCCGCGCGTGAGGCCTTGTAATTCTTTTGGTGGGTCTCCAGGTTCGCCATGAACTCATTCACCACGACCTCAATAAACCCCATCGGGAGGATCAGGGTTATGAGCGCCAGGTCAAGGCCCATTTCGTAAGGACCCCTAAACCAGATCAGGTACGGCATGTAGACGTTGCTTGTCGACCAGGCAATAATCCTGTCCATGAACAAGAAAGTGAAGTAAAGAAAACCGTAAATGAAATATGGCAGGACCGTATAAATGGTGATCGAAGCGCGGGGCAAGGAAGGCGCGATCCCCTTTTCCAGTTTCCTTTCGGCGCTTATGAAAAAAAACACTGCCAGTATAACGCCAGCAATTGAAACAAGACAAAGCGATATTATCTGGGAAACAATGATATTGAACTTCAAGACGACAAAGAAAATGTAAACCGTAAAAATCCCCGCAGCCAGCAGGCCGGTAAAAGCCAGCTCCCTCTGCAGGATATACATGACGGTGACGGACAGCCAGATGGCGCTTAAAAAAATAAAGTAGAGGAGGATAACGACAACCATCCGAAAAGGGAACACGCCAAAAAAGGCGTTGAACACGAGAAACACCAGGAAAATCGCCGAACAAACGAGATAACCCAGCCTGACGAAATAATAGGTTATCCTGCGGGCCATGTTGTAGTATCCAAGTTTGATGTACAAAAAACCGCGCCGGGCTATGGCCTGGGTGAATCCCCCTACGGCCATGAAACTCATGATCGTGCCGATGGCTATGGCCGTGGCCAGTTCCAAAGACAGGTTTTCGTAAGACCATAACGAAAACCGCAGGATGAGCATGGCCAGCACGGAAATGGCCATGGGCAGGGCGAAGATCATACCCCTCAGGAAGCTGCGCAAAACCATGGCCATATAAGAAAAAAATCCCATCTTGGAAGCCGGCGGCAGGGGTACGGCGGTGAATCTTTCCTGGCCGATGTCCCAAAGATAAGCGGCCAGTTCAAAAACATTTTCCGCGCCGAATTCCTCGGCAGCCCGGTCGTCGGTCCATCCCTTTGATTCAAGGAGCGCCGCGATCTCATACTTGTCCTCCGGCTGCAGACGCCTCTCCAGAACAACATCCAGCAAGTTATTAAGCTTCTCGCTGTCAATGCCTCTTATCTCTTCTTTGCCGACCAGCGCCATCAGCTACTCTTCCATCCCCGGCAAAACCATATTGACAATCAGCTCGGGAAGCTTTCCCTCCGCTTCCGCCCTGCCTATCACCTCGGTGGTTATCTTTTCCCCGCGGGCAATGATCAATTTACCGCCGCCGTCAAACAGGTCTTCCCCCGCAATCTTGCCGGCAATATACTTGTACCGCATGCTGTTTATTTCCGCGGCAACCGCGCGGCTGCCCGCCGTCGAAGCCGCCATATCCGCTGTATCCGCCGGTCCCTGCTTCGCGGTCGGCGACGTCTTCTTCACCTCTTCAACCTGTTCTTGACCCAGCTCCTTTACCGGCTCTTTCTGCAGGTCTTCTTCATCCGCGACATCCGCTGTTTTTTCCCGGTTTTCTGCATAACCGGCCGGATGAGCGCGCAGCGTTTCCGCTGTCGAAGCCGTCTCGCCGTCCGCCCCGGGGCTGTCGAAAACACTGTCCCAGAAGCCAGACCCCACGACCTTTCTTTCTTTTTTTTCTTCCGCACCCGGGAGCAGCAATGCCTGTTCGTTCTCCGGGACATTCAGCACCCTGGCCAGGTTATCAAGCATTTTTTTCATTTGCTGGCCCTGTTCCTTGCCGGCCTGTGGTGGTGACAGCGCCGCCTGCTCGTCTTCTTTCGCCTGGGCAGGTTTCCTGTTCTCGATTGTGCTTTTGAATTTGATAATCTTTTTCGAAAACTGTTCAGCCACATCGCCGGCCTTTTCGGGTTCCTGAAAAATACTCGCCAAACCTTCCAGCAGCGACTGGATGTGAGCCCTGGTCGCCTTTATTTCGCTCTCGATGCCGTCAACCTTGCTGCTGTTCGCCTCGTTCTTTTCCCGCGCCGCTTTTATAACCTCTGCCGCTTCTTCCTCGGCCTTCTTCTTTAAAAGGTCGACGGCCTCCCGCGCCCTGACAAGAGCCAGTTCAAGAAATTCCCTGGGCTTCGCCTTTTGGGCTCTTTGGGCCTGCAGTTCCAAAAGCCTCTGGTACAGCCTTTCCTTTTCTTCCCGGCTGGCCCGGACCTGCTCTTCCAGCGCGGCAGTTTCCTCGGCCTGCGTTTTTTCAAGCTTGCCCAGGAATTCATCGACTTCACGGACGCTTAGTCCCCTGAACCTAACGGTCATACCGCCCTTTTTAGACATTCTTATACTCCTCCAATGCCTTGCTGTAACACTGGGCTATGGATTCCATGTCCTCGGTCAATCTTTCCAGGGTTTTCCTGATCCTTTCGCTTTCCTTCTCTTTCTCGTAGACCTGTTCCCTTACTTTAATACTCATGGATTCCGCGGTTTTTATGGCTCCGTACACGTTATCCGTGGCTTTCATGTGCGCTGAAAACAGGATGCCCTTTATCTCTTCGTTCAGCGAGTTCTCTTGGGCGATTTCCTCCTCGATCGCGCGGATTCTTTCTTTCAATGTTTCAATCTCGCTGGTCGTTTCGAATAATTTGTCGGACAACTGCCTCAAGGTTTCTTCGTAAGCCTTGTTCATCGTTCTTATCCTGTATTCGACTTCTTCTTCATCATAACCGAAAAAGGAACGAGCAAACTTTTTCTCCACGTTTAATCACCTCATGCCGTTCTCTTTCCTCCAGCGAGTTTTACAAGAGTCTCCGCTTTCTCCAGTTCGTGAAACGCCTTGTCAAATTCACCCATATTGTTGTATGCGCCGGCTATTTCGGCAAGGATCACGGGTACCGCCGGGGTATCCGGGGCTTCTTTTACCGCAAGCCTGAACTGGGCTACGGCCTCGCTCCAGTGTCCAAACGCCAGCAAGGCGTAACCCTTCTCCGCCAGCAGCCTCTGCCTGGCGACCCTGCTGGAAACCGCCCTGAACTCTTCGGGCCTCCTGGCCAGCTGCCGGTAGCTGTTTAAATAGAGTTCCAGCACCCTTTCGATCGTAAAATAGTTCAAGGCCCGCTGCCTGGCTTCATCACCCAGGGTTTGCCTCATCTGGGGATTTTCCAACAGCCTGATGATCGAGCTGGCCAGCTGTTCCCAGTTCTGCGGCCTCACCAGCATCCCCGCGTCGCCAAGCGCCTCTTTGATTCCTCCCACATCCGTGGCCACAATGGCCTTGCCCGTCATCATGGCTTCCACGATAGAATAGGGAAACGCTTCGGACATGCTGGACAAGGCTATCACGTCGCCGCTGCGGTAAGCGGCCGGCATATCGTCGGTATGGCCGGCGAAAATGAAGTTTTCGCTCAAGTCCAGTTCATTTACCAGACCGAGGCATTCGTCCAGGTATTCGGGCACGGTGACCGACCCGTACACGATGAACCTCACGTCCGGGATGCTTTTCTTTACCGCCCCGGCCGCCCTGATCATCGTCAGCAGGTCCTTGGTCGGGTCGACCCTGGCTGCCACCACAACCGTGGGGTACTTGTTCTTGCGCAAGGTTGGGGCGGGAGAGTATACCCGGCTATCCACGCCGTTATAAATAACTTTTATCGTTTCCTGTTTTACCCCAAAGGTCCTTTCCCAGCGGGTATTGAAATGGCAAACGGGCGAAACCTGGTCCGCATAGGCGTAGTTGAGCTGGGTTATGGAATTTATCAGCCTTACCAGAAAAGTGTTGAGAAAAGAGGGATAACCCCTTTTGGAAAGAGAAAGGTACTGCTCCCGGAGATACACGCCGTGCTCCGTCAGGAGAAAAGGCGTTCTGTGCTGTATTTTGGACAACACGCAGGGGAGGCCGCAAAAAGCGGCGGCCGCCGAATGCGTGACATTTACCCTGGGCACAGGGGTATTGATAATGTTAAAAAAGCGATAAATCCAGCCCAGGCTCTGGATCAGGCCGAAAATGCTCGGTTCTTCCATTTTTTTATCGTACCCGGCCGTATAGGCAAGCATCATCTTCTTGTACAGGTTCCAGATCAGTTCGGATTTAAAACTCATTTTGTAGTCATATTCCTGGAAATATTTATGCAATTCTGAAAGGATAAACCCAAACTTTTTTGTATCCTTTTGCGGGCTGATTATTTCCTCGATCAATGAAACGAAGAGAGGCGCGAAATGGCTGCGGACAACGTTTTCGTCCGTGCGCCGCTTGGCTAAGTAAACTTGAGAAAAAGGAGTGGTCAGGTGCTCGCTCGGCTCCTCCGTTCCCCACAACGGGACCTTGATCAGTGTTGAGTCTAGAGGCAGGTTGAACTTCCTCGTCACATAAGGATTCATGATAATGCTGTATATCACATATTCCACGCCGCTCATTTTATGCACAAGGATATCGCACCACGTGCTTACGCCGCCCTGGTGAAAAGGATAAGTTCCCTCTGTAGTTAGCATCACTTTAATTTTACCATTCATTTACTCACCTGTAAAAATATATTTCATTTTGGTTATTCAATTCATTAAATTATTGCTAAAAAACGGCTGGCACGCCCGTGACTTATTACGACAGCAATTGATTAATTTCGACATTTTTGCTATAAAACTCTAGATAAAAACCACCAGAAATGACTTCATTTTACAATATAAATATTATAACAGACTTTTTTCATGTTAACAAACGAAAAATGTCGAAAAAAGAACTCCATAAAAAGACCGGGGCTCATTCTGGCGCCCCGGGGAAAACCTGATGGACAAGGACCGGCATTACTGGTAACATAAAATCATGGAAACCCTTGTACAAGTGCTTGCGAAAGGGGAAATGGAGAATGCAAACGGTGATCATGACCGACTCTTCCAGCGACCTGCCGTTGGGCTACATTGAAGAAAACAATATACCGTTTATAAGCCTGACCTGTCATTTTAAGGGAAAGGATTTCGTCGACGACTTCGGAAAAACCCTGGATTACCACGAATTTTATGAGGCTATCCGCGCCGGGGAAATGCCCAGCACCTCCCAGGTAAATGTTCAGGCTTATGTTGACAAGTTCCGGGAGTATGCAAAAGAAGGCGCGGCCGTCATTTATATTGGTTTCTCCTCCGGTTTGAGCGGCAGCCTGCAGAGCGCCCAGATAGCCAGAAAAACCATCCTCGACGAGTACAAACAGGCCGACATCACCGTCATAGACAGTAAGTCCGCTTCGCTCGGCCAGGGCCTGCTGGTTTATTACGCTCATGAGCTGCTGAAAAAAGGCGCGGTCAAAGATGAAATCGTCGCCTGGGTCGAAGAAAACAAATTGAAGGTCAACCACTGGTTTACCGTTGATTCGCTTGAACATTTGAAACGGGGCGGCAGGATATCCGGAACCGCGGCCGCAGTGGGCAGCATCCTGAACATCAAGCCCGTTCTCAAAGTCGACGACGAGGGCAAGTTAACGCCGGTAACAAAAGTCCAGGGCCGGAAAAAGTCCCTGCGCGTGCTGGCCGACATGCTTGAAGAGAGAATAGTGAATCCGGAAGAACAGGTGATTGCCATCAGCCACGGCGACTGCATCGAAGACGTCAATTTTTTGGAAAACATCCTGCGCGAAAAATTCGCCTGCAGGGAGATCATCATCAACCAGATCGGCCCTGTTATTGGTTCTCACTCCGGTCCGGGTACGCTGGCCCTATTCTTCATGGGTAAAACCAGGTAAACAGAACCAGGTGGGTATTACCCGCCTCATTTTTTTATTATCCTTTTTCCTTCTTTAATCCCTTCCAGCTGCGGGTTGAGGACAACCATGTCTCCTTGAACCAGTCCCTCCTCGATGACCGTTTCCCTGTCGTTTTCGAATCCCTTTTTCACGGGCTGAATTCTTGCTTTGCCGCCGCGCACCACCCAGACCGCATCACCATCTTTATATGGGAACAGCGCGGTTTTGGGCACAACCAGGCGGTTCTCCTGCCGGCTGGTCGTAAACTCGACGTCCAGCAAATAACCGGGCTTCAGGGTGACCTCTGGGGGTGGGTCCGGTCTTACCGTGACCTTGATGCGCTGCTCAATGAGCCCCAGGGCGGAAACCTTCTCAACGGCTGCCGGCGCTATTTTCTCTACCGTACCCGTAAAAACGACCTTTTGATCATCATTGTTCTGGATCAAACTGACCTTCAACCCCGGCCCAATCGCGGATGCGTCTTTCGTCAGCACAAAGGTCTCAATAAGGTAGCTGTCTTTTTGAAAAAGCGTCATTACCTGCTGGCCGGCGCCAATGACCATGCCCGCTTTTGCGTCAAGCTGAGCCACGATGCCGTCGGCAGGCGCATAAACAAAGCTTTCTTTGATCCGGTACTCCAGCAGATTTATCTGGGCAAGCAGGGACTCGATCTGCCCGGGATAATACTGAGAATTCACGGTGTTCAAAGCGTCTTCATACTCCTTTTTGCTGATGGCCCCCGCTTCATACAGTTCTTTCAACTTGTCAACAGACACCTTGCTTTTCTCCAACTCCTGCTGGGCAATCACACTTTTCAACTGTCCCCGGAGCTGTTCCACCTGAAAAACCAGTTCGCTGGTGTCAAACGTCAAAAGAAGCTGTCCTTTTTGCACCGTGCTGCCTTCCTCTACCGGAAGATCGACGATTTTTCCCCCGTAGACCGCGTATACCGGATGCTCCTCGCTGGCGATAACAATCCCCTCTTCTTTAAAGGTCCGGGCAATGGAACGGGGTTCGACTGCCAGAAGATTTGCCTGGAGTCCACGGAAATGCTGGAGGACGACGGTTGCAGTAATGACCGCAACCAGGGCCAGTGCCGCGATCACTTTCCATTTCTTTTTCATAAAAGCTACCCCTCTTTCCTTGTTATTCTGCCGCCTTCAGAACATCAGCCAGGTGCAGCGACCTTATTTTTCCGGCCGCCGCCCGCTGGCCGATCCAGATGGAAAGAACCGTAAAAAGAACAGCGACAGCAACTGACATCATTCCAAGAGCGGTGGGCATGCTGTAAACATCGTTGCTGATTGAACGGGCGAGCCCGACAAGCATCAGTTTGGTCAGCGGGATACCGCCCAGCATGCCGAATGCGGAGAGAAACCACTGCTCAAAGGTAATAACGGACAGCACTTCGGAGGGCGTCATACCAAGCACCATCATGGAGGCCAGTTCGCGGCTGCGTTCCGATACGGAAATAACGGAAGTGTTATAGATAATGGCAAAACCCACCACCATGCCGATGAGCAGCATTATATAAATGGTCGCCGAATATGACCCCATCAGTTCCCGCAGCTGCCTGAGCATTTTGGCCCGGTCTTCTATCCCGCTGATCACCGCTGAATTCCTGTACTCCTGGTGTAATAGCGGCAGGTCACGCTCATCTATTTTCAGCATGGCGGTAGTGACTATCTCGCCTTGTCCCAGCAGTGATTGAAGCGCTTCTATTTCCATATAGGCGTTGAGGCCCAGGTACTGGGGGATAACCCCGGCCACCTCAACTTTTTTAGAGGAATCCGGATCTTTCAGCATCAGGCTTTCCAGGGTCAGCTCCGTGCCTACCTCGGCCTCAAGGAGCTGCGCCAGGCGTTCTGAAATCACTACCCCGCGGTGAGGCAGCTGCACCGGTTGAGAATCGGCGTCAAGGACCCGGTGCATTTTGCTGCCGGCGGGAAGCCCCAGCAAAACAACATCCTTTTTATTCCATTTATTTCTCAAGGTAACGGGTATTTCCGCCTTGCTTTCCACGCTTTTGACTCCCGGAAAGCCGGACAGCTCCCGCTCGACCAGGCTCCTTTTCAGGGGTTGCGACAGGTTGATTTTCACATCGTACGTCTCAATCTTTTCAAACTGGTCAAAGAGCATTTCCTCGGACAGTTCCCACATCGACCAGGACATGGAAAGAAGCGCAAACGTAAACGTTATCCCTATAACAATGAAAAAGCTGCGGCTCTTGTTCCGGGCCAGGTTGCGTACAGCCATCTTGCCCTGCACATTGAGCGCCTTCCAAAAAAACGAAACCCTCTCCAGCAGCACGCTTTTACCCGGGAGCGGCGAACGCGGCCTCATGGCTTCAGCCGGTTCCAGGGCAAGTACGGCCCGGCACCCCCGGTATCCCGCTATGGCTGAAAAGGTCAGGCTTAGCGCCAGGCTTAAAAATACCGCGGCAAGCGAGAACCTGCTTTCCAGCCCGGGAATATTGAAGTACAACCGGTACATGTCGGTATACGGGCGCGAAAGCGCGGCGCCCAGCAGCCCGCCGGCGATCCCTCCCGCCGCGCCCACCACCAGGGCATACGAGAGGTAATGAAACATTACTTCCCTGTCTGTATACCCCATGGCCTTCAGGACGCCAATCTGGACGCGCTGGTTTTCGATCATCCGCCTGAGCATAATATAGAGGATAATGCTGGCCACGCTCAAAAATATCAAAGGGATGGACCGGCCCATGTTCCCCAGCTGTTCAAGCTCTTCGGAAAGTATGACGTGGCTGGCCTGGTCCTTGCGCGGGTAAATGCTTTTTAACCCGTAAGCCTTGAGTTCTGCTTTCAACCTGTCTTCCACGCCCTGGTAATCCGCACCAGGCATAAGCTTAAAAATGAGGCTGTTGACGCTTCCCTTTTCCTGGAAAAAGGTTTCCATCGTTTTATATGGCAGGTAGGCAATCCCGAATTCTTCAGGCCTCGGAAAAAGGTCGCCCGAAGACCTCATGGCATAGATAAACTCAGGGCTGACCCCGGCTCCCGCTATTCTCAGGCTTCTTTTTTTCCCTTCGGCAATGATCTCGATTTCACTGTTCAGTTCCAGCCCGTTGGCCTGGTAAAACTTGTTGTCAATCCAGATGTTCATCTCCCGCTCCTCCAGCGGGATGCCCATTTCCAGTCTCACCCCGTTGAGGGGATTGACAGCTCCGGGATCAACTGAAACCAGGCGGAGGTAAACGTTGTCTTCCCTCCCCGGAAACACCACCCTGACGTCCTTGATCAGTCTCCCCTGGATTTCTTTTATCCCCTCGATGGAACGCAGTTTTTCAATTTCACCATGCGGCATGGCTGCCACCTCGGCAAAACCATCGGCAAAATTGTAGTAATAATAGAAATTTTTCTGTGCCAAGTCCATGTTTTCCAATACCATGGAGAAAGAAGTGAAAAACAAAAGCCCGATGACCATGACCGTGGCGCAGGCTATATATGACCCCTTGTTGTCTTTCAAGTCGCGCAGCACTTTCCTCCAGAGCATTACCACGTCACCTTCTCCGGCGGGAGGGGATTCTCGTTTGTTTCGATGCGGGCCAGCCTTCCGTCCTTGAGATAAAACACGCGGTCGGCGATCCTGGCAATGGCGGTGTTATGGGTTATGACAACAACCGTTTTTTCAAAGGCTTCGCAAAATTCTTTCAACAGCCGGAGCACCTGGATGCTGGTGTTATAATCCAGCGCGCCGGTCGGTTCATCGCACAACAGCATCCTTGGATTCTTCACCATTGCCCTGGCCAGGGCGACCCTCTGCTGCTCGCCGCCCGAAAGCTGCGAAGGAAAATGGGCGAGCCGGTCGGCCAGCCCCACCCTCTCCAGCATTTCCCCGGCCGGAAACGGCTGCTGGGCGATCTCGGCGGAAAGGCTCACATTTTCATAAGCGGTCAGGCTGGGTATGAGGTTGTAAAACTGGAAAACAAAGCCTACCGTGCTGCGGCGGTAAGCTGTCAGCGTCTTGGAATCGGCCAGGTGCAAAGGAGTGCTCCCGTAATACAGCTCTCCATCGCTTACCGTGTCCATCCCCCCGATCAGGTTCAAGAGGGTGCTCTTTCCCGAACCGCTGGGACCCAGGATAACCACAAACTCGCCTTCATACAGTTCAAAGTCGACCTCCCGAAGGGCCTTTACGGTAACTTCTCCCATCCGGTAGTATTTGCCGATCCTTTTGGCCAGAATAAGCGTTTCCACAGGCTCACGCCCTTTTTGAACAAGTTTCATGGTCTATCATAGCACATTTTAATCGCTTCCCCTGCTGCAGCTGCTGCAAGAAATAATACAGAAAAAAATGGAAAGAAGAAATAATATATGCAGGCCACTCCTGATAATACGCTTCACTGCAGCACCCCGTTCCTTTGCGCAATAACCGTATTTTAGTAACCCGGCTACCTGTCAAAATTCCTGATAAACATGTTGGCCTTCTCTCCTTCCAGGAGTTCGTCTATTTCTTTGTACCCCAGTGTTTTCAGCAGTTCAAGGACATAGGGATTATCCGCCGGCGTCCGGTTTGCCGCCTGGGAACCGTACCTGTTGACCTGTTCAGTTCCCAGCTTTGGGTCGATAACCGCCTGGGGACCGCCCACGCACCCGCCGGCACAGCCCATCCCCTCGTAAAAATTGGCGTCTCCTTTATGATCGAGGGCCTCCTCAAGCATTCGTTTACATTCCCGCACCCCGTCGGCCTGGACCGCTTTCAGCCGGATCTTTCTTTGGGGCCTAATCCTTTGCAGCGTTGCCGCCACCGCCTGGCTGACGCCGCCCGTGCGGGCATAAATCCTGCCGGCTTCTGAAGAGTGCTCGCTGGGTTCGTCTTCCAGCTCGGCCGGGTTTATCCCCACGGCCTCAAAAATCTGCTGCAGTTCCTTAAAAGTGAGCACGGCGTCGACGGCGTCCTTGACGTCCTCTTCCTTGGCTTCGGCTTTTTTGGCTACGCACGGCCCGATGAAGACCACCCTGGCTTCCGGGTGGATTTTTTTCACCCCGCGCCCGCAGGCGACCATAGGAGAAACGGACGGGGAGATATGGGGAACCAGCTGCTTGTAAACCTTCCTGATCATGGCCACCCACATGGGACAGCAGCAGCTGGTCAGAACAAAATCGCCCTCCTTACGAACATTTATATCAAACTCCAGCGCCTCTTTCAAGGTCAGCATGTCGGCAAAAAGCGCCACTTCGACCATCCCGTAGAAGCCCAGCCTTTTCAAGGCTGCCCTGAGCTTTCCCGGCGTTACATCAGGACCGAACTGCCCGGCAAAGGCCGGCGCCACTATGGCATAAACCGGAACCGTGCGCTCCTGGAGAATCCGGATGAGGGGCACAAACTCTTTTTTATCCACCAGGCAGCCGTAATCGCAAACCTTAATGCATTCCCCGCAGCTTGAGCAATAATCCTTTTTTATGACCACCTTCCCTTCTTCGTCCCTGCTGATGGCATTAAAGAGACATGCCGCCTGGCAGCGATCTTCCCCGCATCCGCGCCCGGTTTCACAGTCCCTGACCTTAAAGACGACCTTGTCTTCTTCTCCCTGCCCGGAGGCGTATTTTATATAATCATTGAGATATCCTTCACCCGCAGAGTTAATCCTGGCGATTTCCCCTTCCATGTTCCCCTCGAAGGCTGATTTCACCAGCCTGCCGAATATATCGTCATACGTGAGGTTCTCCATGAGTTTCTCTCCTTTCTTTCATCATCATTGTTAATATTTTTGCTCAAGACCTTTGTTTATGCTTGTATCCAAAACAAAATTGTATTTCTAAATACAGGAGGATTATGCATAATTATGTCAAATAATAAAAGAAAAAGCGTTTTTAAGAAGGGGGCCCTGTTATGTTAAGAATGAAGCTGAGGACCAAGCTGGTATGGCTCATCCTGATCTTCTATATAGCCATTGGAACAGTAGGCTTTATGGGGATCCAGCACCTGAAAAAGGTTATTGGTTCGGCACAGTATTTGTATGAGCAGTCGGTCCTTGGCATAATCAAGCTAAACGAGGCTGACTCGCTGTTGAAGGAGTCTTCGCAAAGCACGCTGTTTTTTTTCCTGAGCAAGGATGAAAGCCAGAAAGAAGCCCTTAAGACCCTGATAAACAAGCAAAACGAAAACTTGAAAGCAAAATTGGAAGAATATAAACAGTGTGACCTGGACGAAATTCAAAAAATAAATGTTCAAGCGCTGGAAAGAGATTTTAAAGAATACAACGCCTTCCGTGAAAGCATGATGGCTGAAAATGAGCTGGGAAACGACGTCTCGACTTCCCTCAACGACCTGATCATCAAGCAGTCCAGGGTTTCAACCTCTTTTTCCATGCTGCGGGAGTATCAAAAAAACAGGAGCCAGGAAACCTATGAAGCAAGCTGGCAAGTTTATAATCAATCTTTGAATTCATTTCTCTGGATACTGCTGGTCAGTATCGTCCTGACCCTTGCTTTCGCCATCATCATCTATCTTTCCATCATCAGGCCCTTGAACAGGCTGACAGGCGCGGCGCAGCTTTTGGAACAGGGAGACTTGCGGTCACAAATCAAAACCGCTGAAAACAAAACGGAAATAGGCCGTCTCATGACCTCGTTCGGCGCAGCGTTATCAAACCTCCGCGAACTGATCGTGAGCACCAACGAAATAGCTCTGGGAGTAGCCGAGGCAAGCAACGAGCTTAGCACGACCGCCGAAGAAACAGGCCAGGGCGCCAGCCAGGTGGCTGTATCCATGGAGGAACTGACCAAAACAAGCCAGGAGCACATGGAACGGACCCGCCAAATGGCGGCCGCCGTGGAAAGCATGCTGAATACGATAAACCATATTAGAGAAAGCTACAACCAGGCCAAGAACGATACGGACCAGGCCAGCGCGCTGGCTGACGAGGGGCAAAAAGACGTGGAAACGGCCATCGCTCAAATGGATGTTATCAAGAACTCGACCTATGACATGGGCGAAAAGGTCACCGCCCTGGAAAGCTCCTCACAGAAAATAAGCGAAATCGTCGATATAATCAGCTCCATCGCCCAGCAAACAAACCTGCTCGCTCTCAACGCCGCCATCGAAGCGGCCAGGGCCGGTGAACAGGGCAGGGGATTCGCCGTGGTAGCGGAAGAAGTGCGGAAACTGGCCGAGGAATCGGAGCGTTCGGCGCAGCAAATTGCCGAGCTGATACTGACCATACAGGACGGCATCAAAGCTTCCATGGCCTCCATGCACAAAGGAGCCGAGGAAGTAAACAAAGGCACCCAGACCATCGAAACCAGCGGCAGAGCCTTCCTCGAGATCAGCAACTCGGTAAAGAGCATTAACGAGGCGGTAAAAAGGCTGGGCGACGCGGCTGAAGAGATTTACAGGGGCAGCAGCGAAGTTGAAAAGCTGCTCGCCTCTTCAGTGGAAACATATGAAAGCATCGCCGCCCACACGGAAAGAGTATCCGCTACCGCCCAGGAGCAGGCCGCCGCTATGGAAGAAGTCGTTGCTTCCGCGTCTCATCTCTCCGGCCTCGCGGACAGCCTGAAAAAAGCGGTGGAAAGGTTTAAGGCGTGAATAATACTATCAATCCGGAAGGGCAGCCGCCTCTTCGATTATCACTGCCACAAACCGCGCTGTGTCTACCAGGTCTTTTATACTGATCTCTTCTTCAGTGGTATGCACCCTGTTCATCCCCGTGGCCAGGTTAACTGTCTTGAGCCCGCGCTCGTTAAAGAAATTAATGTCGCTTCCCC
Encoded here:
- a CDS encoding ABC transporter ATP-binding protein; translation: MGEVTVKALREVDFELYEGEFVVILGPSGSGKSTLLNLIGGMDTVSDGELYYGSTPLHLADSKTLTAYRRSTVGFVFQFYNLIPSLTAYENVSLSAEIAQQPFPAGEMLERVGLADRLAHFPSQLSGGEQQRVALARAMVKNPRMLLCDEPTGALDYNTSIQVLRLLKEFCEAFEKTVVVITHNTAIARIADRVFYLKDGRLARIETNENPLPPEKVTW
- a CDS encoding methyl-accepting chemotaxis protein, which translates into the protein MLRMKLRTKLVWLILIFYIAIGTVGFMGIQHLKKVIGSAQYLYEQSVLGIIKLNEADSLLKESSQSTLFFFLSKDESQKEALKTLINKQNENLKAKLEEYKQCDLDEIQKINVQALERDFKEYNAFRESMMAENELGNDVSTSLNDLIIKQSRVSTSFSMLREYQKNRSQETYEASWQVYNQSLNSFLWILLVSIVLTLAFAIIIYLSIIRPLNRLTGAAQLLEQGDLRSQIKTAENKTEIGRLMTSFGAALSNLRELIVSTNEIALGVAEASNELSTTAEETGQGASQVAVSMEELTKTSQEHMERTRQMAAAVESMLNTINHIRESYNQAKNDTDQASALADEGQKDVETAIAQMDVIKNSTYDMGEKVTALESSSQKISEIVDIISSIAQQTNLLALNAAIEAARAGEQGRGFAVVAEEVRKLAEESERSAQQIAELILTIQDGIKASMASMHKGAEEVNKGTQTIETSGRAFLEISNSVKSINEAVKRLGDAAEEIYRGSSEVEKLLASSVETYESIAAHTERVSATAQEQAAAMEEVVASASHLSGLADSLKKAVERFKA
- a CDS encoding ABC transporter permease gives rise to the protein MLWRKVLRDLKDNKGSYIACATVMVIGLLFFTSFSMVLENMDLAQKNFYYYYNFADGFAEVAAMPHGEIEKLRSIEGIKEIQGRLIKDVRVVFPGREDNVYLRLVSVDPGAVNPLNGVRLEMGIPLEEREMNIWIDNKFYQANGLELNSEIEIIAEGKKRSLRIAGAGVSPEFIYAMRSSGDLFPRPEEFGIAYLPYKTMETFFQEKGSVNSLIFKLMPGADYQGVEDRLKAELKAYGLKSIYPRKDQASHVILSEELEQLGNMGRSIPLIFLSVASIILYIMLRRMIENQRVQIGVLKAMGYTDREVMFHYLSYALVVGAAGGIAGGLLGAALSRPYTDMYRLYFNIPGLESRFSLAAVFLSLALSLTFSAIAGYRGCRAVLALEPAEAMRPRSPLPGKSVLLERVSFFWKALNVQGKMAVRNLARNKSRSFFIVIGITFTFALLSMSWSMWELSEEMLFDQFEKIETYDVKINLSQPLKRSLVERELSGFPGVKSVESKAEIPVTLRNKWNKKDVVLLGLPAGSKMHRVLDADSQPVQLPHRGVVISERLAQLLEAEVGTELTLESLMLKDPDSSKKVEVAGVIPQYLGLNAYMEIEALQSLLGQGEIVTTAMLKIDERDLPLLHQEYRNSAVISGIEDRAKMLRQLRELMGSYSATIYIMLLIGMVVGFAIIYNTSVISVSERSRELASMMVLGMTPSEVLSVITFEQWFLSAFGMLGGIPLTKLMLVGLARSISNDVYSMPTALGMMSVAVAVLFTVLSIWIGQRAAAGKIRSLHLADVLKAAE
- a CDS encoding iron hydrogenase, giving the protein MENLTYDDIFGRLVKSAFEGNMEGEIARINSAGEGYLNDYIKYASGQGEEDKVVFKVRDCETGRGCGEDRCQAACLFNAISRDEEGKVVIKKDYCSSCGECIKVCDYGCLVDKKEFVPLIRILQERTVPVYAIVAPAFAGQFGPDVTPGKLRAALKRLGFYGMVEVALFADMLTLKEALEFDINVRKEGDFVLTSCCCPMWVAMIRKVYKQLVPHISPSVSPMVACGRGVKKIHPEARVVFIGPCVAKKAEAKEEDVKDAVDAVLTFKELQQIFEAVGINPAELEDEPSEHSSEAGRIYARTGGVSQAVAATLQRIRPQRKIRLKAVQADGVRECKRMLEEALDHKGDANFYEGMGCAGGCVGGPQAVIDPKLGTEQVNRYGSQAANRTPADNPYVLELLKTLGYKEIDELLEGEKANMFIRNFDR